A genome region from Flavobacterium sp. includes the following:
- a CDS encoding diacylglycerol kinase family protein — MKKNIIFVVNPISGDLDKSDLIEAVQEFATTNHFDLEVYETTGKNDLREIKALYNQYKPERIIVAGGDGTIKMVAEAMEEHDVIIGILPAGSANGLSVDLNLPAGIEENLKIAFQHHYIEMDMICINGKKSIHLSDLGLNANLVKNYEQSDVRGFWGYALQAFTTLTESDEPFVATISANNKTVDHVARMIVIANSQKYGTGVIINPNGAMNDGKFELVILKSLDLLLIGKIITGNMPIDSDDIVIISTDKAEIKTDYPVHFQIDGEYCGAQNALEIHILHKQMKLAVP; from the coding sequence TTGAAAAAGAATATCATATTTGTTGTAAACCCAATATCTGGAGACCTTGATAAGTCAGATTTGATTGAGGCTGTTCAGGAGTTTGCGACAACAAATCATTTTGATTTAGAAGTTTATGAAACGACTGGTAAAAACGATTTAAGAGAGATAAAAGCACTGTATAATCAATATAAACCGGAACGAATTATTGTAGCCGGAGGCGACGGAACTATAAAAATGGTTGCAGAAGCAATGGAAGAACATGATGTTATTATTGGGATTCTTCCGGCAGGATCTGCAAACGGACTTTCGGTTGATTTAAACCTGCCGGCAGGAATTGAAGAAAACCTTAAAATTGCATTTCAGCACCATTACATCGAAATGGATATGATTTGTATTAATGGCAAAAAAAGCATCCATTTAAGTGATCTTGGTTTGAATGCCAATTTGGTTAAAAATTACGAACAGAGCGATGTAAGAGGTTTTTGGGGTTATGCTTTGCAGGCTTTTACGACTTTAACGGAATCTGACGAGCCTTTTGTGGCAACGATTTCTGCCAATAATAAAACGGTCGATCATGTAGCGAGAATGATTGTAATTGCGAATTCTCAAAAATACGGCACAGGAGTTATTATCAATCCGAATGGAGCAATGAACGATGGAAAGTTTGAACTGGTGATTTTAAAAAGCCTTGACTTACTCTTAATTGGTAAAATTATTACCGGAAATATGCCAATTGATTCTGATGACATTGTGATTATTTCGACAGATAAAGCTGAAATCAAAACAGATTATCCGGTTCATTTTCAGATTGATGGGGAATATTGTGGAGCACAAAATGCTTTAGAAATACATATTCTGCACAAGCAGATGAAACTGGCGGTTCCTTAA